In Astyanax mexicanus isolate ESR-SI-001 chromosome 5, AstMex3_surface, whole genome shotgun sequence, a single window of DNA contains:
- the LOC125802245 gene encoding zinc finger BED domain-containing protein 4-like: MSAVWRFFRVSEQDIKHAVCNTCSANVLRGGSKVRNFNTTNLITHLKAHHPDKYTEYMTVKEETRTAPRTPAKPAASQPIDELLQKSKKFDRNSPKATAITAKVMEFIALDDQPFSVVEDIGFRRLVEHLEPRYTIPSRRYFSDVALPELHSLVETRVHKLINDNVTGISLTTDIWTSDVSPVSILSLTAQWIDNNFELQKAVLHANECSGSHTSSALSMAFENMFETWKISKENIHVVLRDNARNIAKAMVECGVPSLPCMAHTLQLAVHDGVFSQRSISDVVAVSRRIVGHFKHSHLASSRLKTIQTEVGLQPKVLQQDVSTRWNSTFYMLQTLLEQKRAIGAYAADFELPATLTASQWSLIENIVTLLAPFEQLTREICQADALASNVIPSVNALKRLLSKSARSDFGVKTSKNALLEAVNTRFSDIYTEPLYCVATMVDPRYKDRYFAAEVKLQAQEMLQTEMEKASSERSEQTSELQERPREKRARTDDQATCSLFDMYDEILEETLTPQENTQTTTEVQGFLSEAPVARTESPLQYWNNNKSRFPTIAKVAKKFLSAPSTSVDSERLFSATSNVINEKRNRIACDKAEMLLLVKKNLPLLLKNTD, from the exons ATGTCGGCGGTGTGGAGGTTTTTCAGAGTGAGTGAGCAGGACATAAAGCACGCAGTTTGCAACACTTGCTCAGCTAACGTCTTGCGTGGAGGAAGCAAAGTAAGAAATTTCAACACCACAAATTTGATTACACATTTGAAGGCGCACCACCCGGACAAATATACAGAGTACATGACTGTGAAAGAGGAGACTCGAACAGCACCACGCACACCAGCGAAACCTGCTGCTTCTCAGCCTATTGACGAGCTGCttcaaaaatcaaagaaatttgacAGAAACAGTCCCAAAGCCACAGCTATCACAGCAAAGGTGATGGAATTCATTGCTCTAGATGATCAGCCGTTCTCAGTGGTGGAGGACATTGGGTTTCGACGGCTTGTCGAGCATCTTGAGCCTCGGTACACTATACCTAGCCGTCGCTACTTTTCCGACGTAGCCCTGCCGGAGCTACACAGCTTGGTAGAGACTCGCGTTCACAAGCTCATTAACGACAATGTGACCGGCATTAGCCTGACCACCGACATCTGGACATCTGATGTGAGTCCTGTGAGCATTCTCAGTTTAACCGCGCAGTGGATTGACAACAACTTTGAATTGCAGAAGGCTGTTTTGCATGCAAACGAATGCTCTGGATCACACACAAGCTCGGCACTCTCTATGGCGTTTGAGAATATGTTTGAAACATGGAAGATTTCTAAGGAAAACATACATGTTGTATTGCGTGACAATGCACGTAACATTGCAAAAGCTATGGTGGAATGTGGGGTTCCGAGCTTACCTTGTATGGCCCACACGCTCCAGCTCGCCGTACACGACGGTGTGTTTTCTCAGCGCAGTATCTCGGATGTGGTTGCAGTTAGCAGGCGGATAGTTGGCCATTTCAAGCACTCACATTTAGCCAGCTCTCGTCTCAAAACTATTCAAACGGAGGTGGGTTTGCAGCCGAAAGTGCTTCAACAAGACGTATCTACTCGATGGAACAGTACGTTCTACATGCTGCAAACCTTGCTGGAGCAGAAGAGAGCAATCGGTGCTTACGCCGCTGATTTCGAGTTACCAGCTACTCTCACGGCTTCTCAGTGGAGTTTAATCGAAAACATAGTCACACTCCTTGCTCCTTTCGAACAGTTAACCAGAGAGATTTGCCAGGCTGATGCATTGGCATCAAACGTGATTCCTTCAGTCAACGCTTTAAAACGGCTGTTGAGCAAGAGTGCTCGCTCTGACTTCGGAGTTAAAACCAGCAAAAACGCTCTGTTAGAAGCTGTAAACACACGCTTCAGTGATATTTACACAGAGCCTCTGTACTGCGTTGCTACAATGGTCGACCCAAGATACAAAGATCGCTATTTTGCCGCAGAAGTGAAACTACAGGCACAAGAAATGCTCCAAACCGAGATGGAGAAAGCATCAAGTGAGCGCTCAGAGCAAACAAGTGAGCTACAAGAACGCCCACGAGAAAAAAGAGCCAGGACGGATGACCAAGCGACGTGCTCCCTCTTTGATATGTACGACGAAATTCTGGAAGAAACGCTGACCCCTCAGGAAAACACCCAGACAACAACTGAG GTGCAGGGATTCCTGTCAGAAGCTCCAGTAGCAAGGACAGAAAGCCCACTGCAGTACTGGAATAACAACAAAAGTCGATTCCCTACTATTGCCAAAGTAGCAAAGAAGTTCCTGTCTGCTCCATCCACTAGTGTTGACAGCGAGAGGTTATTTAGTGCAACTAGCAATGTGATCAATGAAAAGAGGAACAGAATTGCATGTGATAAAGCAGAGATGCTCCTGTTAGTGAAGAAAAACCTTCCTCTCCTTCTGAAAAATACAGACTGA